In Nocardia yunnanensis, one DNA window encodes the following:
- a CDS encoding DNA-directed RNA polymerase subunit alpha: protein MLISQRPTLTEEVVSENRSRFTIEPLEPGFGYTLGNSLRRTLLSSIPGAAVTSIRIDGVLHEFTTVPGVKEDVTDIILNLKGLVVSSEEDEPVTMYVRKQGPGTVTAGDIVPPAGVTVHNPDMHIATLNDKGKLEIELVVERGRGYVPAVQNKASGAEIGRIPVDSIYSPVLKVTYKVEATRVEQRTDFDRLILDVETKNSISARDALASAGKTLVELFGLARELNVEAEGIEIGPSPAEADHIASFGLPIEDLDLTVRSYNCLKREGVHTVGELVARTESDLLDIRNFGQKSIDEVKVKLHSLGLSLKDSPASFDPSSVVGYDAASGTWSDSGSFSDTDSGEQDYAETEQL, encoded by the coding sequence ATGCTGATTTCACAGCGACCGACGCTGACCGAAGAGGTCGTGTCCGAGAACCGGTCGCGGTTCACCATCGAACCGCTGGAGCCGGGCTTCGGTTACACCCTCGGCAACTCGCTGCGGCGCACGCTGCTGTCGTCGATTCCTGGTGCGGCTGTCACCAGCATTCGCATCGACGGCGTGCTGCACGAGTTCACCACCGTCCCGGGCGTGAAGGAAGATGTCACCGACATCATCCTGAACCTCAAGGGCCTGGTCGTGTCGTCCGAAGAGGACGAGCCGGTCACCATGTACGTGCGCAAGCAGGGCCCGGGCACCGTCACCGCCGGTGACATCGTCCCCCCGGCGGGCGTGACCGTGCACAACCCGGACATGCACATCGCCACCCTGAACGACAAGGGCAAGCTGGAGATCGAGCTCGTGGTCGAGCGCGGTCGCGGTTATGTCCCGGCCGTGCAGAACAAGGCGTCGGGTGCGGAAATCGGCCGGATTCCGGTTGACTCGATCTACTCGCCGGTTCTCAAGGTGACGTACAAGGTCGAGGCCACCCGTGTCGAGCAGCGCACCGACTTCGACCGGCTCATCCTGGATGTCGAGACCAAGAACTCGATCTCCGCGCGGGATGCGCTGGCGTCGGCGGGCAAGACCCTGGTCGAACTGTTCGGTCTCGCGCGCGAGCTGAACGTCGAGGCCGAGGGCATCGAGATCGGTCCCTCGCCGGCCGAAGCGGACCACATCGCTTCGTTCGGCCTGCCGATCGAGGACCTGGATCTCACCGTGCGGTCGTACAACTGCCTCAAGCGTGAGGGCGTGCACACCGTCGGCGAGCTGGTCGCTCGCACCGAGTCGGACCTGCTGGACATCCGCAACTTCGGTCAGAAGTCCATCGACGAGGTCAAGGTTAAGCTGCACTCGCTCGGCCTGTCCCTCAAGGATTCTCCGGCTTCCTTCGATCCGTCCTCCGTCGTCGGCTACGACGCGGCCAGCGGCACCTGGAGCGACAGCGGTTCGTTCAGCGACACCGACAGCGGCGAGCAGGACTACGCCGAGACCGAACAGCTTTAG
- the rplQ gene encoding 50S ribosomal protein L17, with the protein MPKPKKGARFGGTASHQKAIFANLATALFEHGRITTTEAKAKALRPYAEKLVTKAKGGTLADRREVMKVIRSKDVVHALFAEIGPSFEGREGGYTRIIKTIPRKGDNAPMAIIELVREKTVTNEADRARRVAASQKAEAPAAEEAKVEDAAEETVADAPAAEAKDAE; encoded by the coding sequence ATGCCCAAGCCCAAGAAGGGTGCCCGCTTCGGCGGGACGGCGTCGCACCAGAAGGCGATCTTCGCCAACCTGGCGACGGCGCTCTTCGAGCACGGTCGCATCACGACCACCGAGGCCAAGGCCAAGGCGCTGCGCCCCTACGCCGAGAAGCTCGTGACCAAGGCGAAGGGCGGCACGCTGGCCGACCGTCGCGAGGTCATGAAGGTGATCCGCTCCAAGGACGTCGTGCACGCCCTGTTCGCGGAGATCGGTCCCTCGTTCGAGGGTCGTGAGGGTGGCTACACCCGCATCATCAAGACCATCCCGCGCAAGGGTGACAACGCGCCGATGGCGATCATCGAGCTGGTTCGCGAGAAGACCGTGACCAACGAGGCCGATCGTGCTCGCCGCGTTGCCGCTTCGCAGAAGGCCGAGGCGCCGGCTGCCGAAGAGGCCAAGGTCGAGGATGCCGCCGAGGAGACCGTGGCGGATGCCCCGGCCGCCGAGGCCAAGGACGCGGAGTAA
- the truA gene encoding tRNA pseudouridine(38-40) synthase TruA, whose protein sequence is MSEPAVPSGSAGFLHVNQEIAVTVEVPTSEPVAIRVRLDISYDGTDFTGWARQPGLRTVQGVLEDALSKVQRESIQLTVAGRTDAGVHAEGQVAHFDTHTAVDGPKLVHRLARFLPKDVRVKDVSLVPPEFDARFSAIRRHYAYRLTTAPYGAEPLQARGVVPVRPGLDVDAMREASRNLLGLHDFAAFCRRREGATTIRELQRFDWTREGDLLTAYVSADAFCWSMVRSLVGGVLAVGEGRRTPAWIAGLLDERERSSAVTVAPAHGLSLIAVDYPAAAELAARNAQTREVRTVPDPEGCCGD, encoded by the coding sequence ATGAGTGAGCCCGCCGTCCCCTCCGGGTCGGCGGGCTTTCTCCATGTTAACCAGGAGATCGCTGTGACCGTAGAGGTTCCGACGTCCGAACCGGTTGCGATTCGGGTACGGCTGGACATCAGCTATGACGGCACGGATTTCACGGGGTGGGCGCGGCAGCCTGGGCTGCGCACCGTGCAGGGGGTGCTGGAGGACGCGCTGAGCAAGGTGCAGCGGGAATCCATTCAGTTGACGGTGGCGGGGCGGACCGACGCGGGGGTGCATGCGGAAGGGCAAGTCGCGCACTTCGATACGCATACCGCGGTGGACGGGCCCAAGCTGGTGCATCGGCTGGCGCGGTTTCTGCCGAAGGATGTGCGCGTCAAAGACGTGTCGCTCGTGCCGCCGGAGTTCGACGCCCGCTTCTCGGCGATTCGCCGTCACTACGCCTATCGGTTGACCACCGCCCCCTATGGCGCGGAACCGCTGCAGGCGCGCGGGGTGGTCCCGGTCCGGCCCGGCCTCGACGTGGACGCCATGCGCGAAGCCTCCCGAAACCTGTTGGGCCTGCACGATTTCGCCGCCTTCTGCCGCCGCCGCGAGGGTGCGACCACCATTCGCGAACTCCAGCGCTTCGACTGGACGCGGGAGGGTGATCTGCTCACCGCCTACGTCAGCGCCGACGCCTTCTGCTGGTCGATGGTGCGCAGCCTGGTCGGCGGGGTGCTCGCCGTCGGCGAAGGCCGCCGCACCCCGGCCTGGATCGCCGGCCTCCTCGACGAGCGTGAGCGCTCCAGCGCCGTCACCGTCGCCCCGGCCCACGGTCTGTCGCTCATCGCCGTCGACTACCCGGCTGCCGCCGAGCTCGCCGCCCGCAACGCGCAAACCCGCGAGGTTCGTACCGTTCCCGATCCTGAGGGCTGCTGCGGCGACTGA
- a CDS encoding helix-turn-helix domain-containing protein produces MPEVSQQETFEEWEAVVAAAYVPLVVTPVRAGEFRARIVQSRFDGIDVSMVTASGQHLSRIPRLIHEPREPVLFASVTTHGHGWLEQDGRVGELADGGLTLHVSSRPFTAHFEQSWGVVAVQVPLAEVVVASGVPADRMPTAVRFPPEGAAGIVGRYFRGLAQLQYSAPDQAAELAKHGTGLLASVVQLAAGDLPRQEPGRALAKQQALGFIQSHYTDPDLTIEQVADACAVSRRTLYRMFEHGEDGVAAMLRRLRVERALSLIRTDPTRPLLSVARVSGFVSERQFYRAFKRETGMTPGEFRTHHA; encoded by the coding sequence ATGCCGGAGGTTTCGCAGCAGGAGACATTCGAGGAGTGGGAAGCCGTCGTCGCGGCGGCCTACGTTCCGCTGGTGGTCACTCCGGTGCGTGCGGGGGAATTCCGGGCGCGGATCGTGCAGTCGCGCTTCGACGGCATCGATGTGTCGATGGTGACGGCGAGCGGTCAGCATCTGAGCCGGATTCCGCGCTTGATCCACGAGCCCCGGGAACCGGTCCTGTTCGCCAGCGTGACCACGCACGGGCACGGCTGGCTGGAACAGGATGGGCGCGTGGGGGAGTTGGCGGACGGCGGCCTCACCCTGCACGTGAGTTCGCGTCCCTTCACCGCGCATTTCGAGCAGTCTTGGGGCGTGGTGGCGGTGCAGGTGCCACTGGCGGAGGTGGTCGTCGCGTCGGGTGTGCCCGCGGACCGGATGCCCACGGCGGTGCGGTTCCCGCCCGAAGGCGCGGCCGGCATTGTCGGACGCTACTTCCGCGGGCTGGCGCAATTGCAGTACAGCGCCCCGGATCAGGCGGCGGAGCTGGCCAAACACGGTACGGGACTGCTGGCCTCGGTGGTGCAGCTGGCGGCGGGGGACCTGCCGCGGCAGGAGCCGGGCCGGGCCCTGGCCAAGCAACAGGCGCTGGGGTTCATCCAAAGTCATTACACCGACCCGGACCTCACCATCGAGCAGGTGGCCGACGCCTGCGCGGTGTCGCGCCGGACCCTGTACCGAATGTTCGAGCACGGGGAGGACGGGGTGGCGGCCATGCTGCGGCGGCTGCGGGTGGAGCGGGCGCTCTCGCTGATCCGCACCGACCCGACCCGCCCGCTGCTGTCGGTGGCCCGGGTGTCGGGGTTCGTGTCCGAGCGCCAGTTCTATCGGGCCTTCAAACGCGAAACCGGCATGACCCCTGGCGAATTCCGCACCCATCACGCCTGA